One genomic window of Xanthobacter dioxanivorans includes the following:
- a CDS encoding ABC transporter permease subunit produces MALQDAPPAVPAPERLKAVGRGLLKALIPWALPLGVLALWQAAASLGFLSSRVLPAPSDVALAFWRTLGDGSLIANISVSTGRALTGLAIGGGIGFALGVLNAVWRPAETAFDSTLQMLRNVPHLAIIPLVILWFGIGEEAKIFLVAVGVAFPIYLNTFHGIRTVDRGLIEMARVYGLSPAARFARIVLPGALPSVLVGLRYALGIMWLTLIVAETISSTEGIGYMTMNAREFLQTDVVVLGVLAYALLGKLADSLTRAIEQRALAWHPAYQPGAQGVA; encoded by the coding sequence CTGGCGCTTCAGGATGCCCCACCCGCCGTCCCGGCGCCGGAGCGCCTGAAGGCAGTGGGGCGCGGGCTCCTGAAGGCGCTCATCCCCTGGGCGCTGCCGCTCGGCGTGCTCGCACTGTGGCAGGCCGCGGCAAGCCTCGGCTTCCTGTCCTCGCGGGTGCTGCCGGCGCCGAGCGACGTGGCGCTCGCCTTCTGGCGGACGCTGGGGGACGGCTCGCTGATCGCCAACATCTCGGTCTCCACCGGGCGCGCCCTCACCGGGCTCGCCATCGGCGGCGGCATCGGCTTCGCCCTCGGCGTGCTCAACGCCGTGTGGCGGCCGGCCGAGACCGCCTTCGATTCCACCCTGCAGATGCTGCGCAACGTGCCGCATCTCGCCATCATCCCCCTCGTCATCCTGTGGTTCGGCATCGGCGAGGAGGCGAAGATCTTCCTGGTCGCGGTGGGGGTGGCCTTTCCCATCTACCTCAACACTTTCCACGGCATCCGCACGGTGGACCGCGGGCTCATCGAGATGGCGCGGGTGTACGGGCTGTCCCCGGCCGCACGGTTCGCTCGCATCGTGCTCCCCGGCGCCCTGCCCTCGGTGCTGGTGGGCCTGCGCTACGCCCTCGGCATCATGTGGCTCACCCTGATCGTGGCCGAGACCATCTCCTCCACCGAAGGCATCGGCTACATGACCATGAACGCCCGCGAGTTCCTGCAGACCGACGTGGTGGTGCTGGGCGTGCTCGCCTACGCCCTGCTCGGCAAGCTCGCCGACAGCCTGACGCGGGCCATCGAGCAGCGCGCGCTCGCCTGGCACCCGGCCTACCAGCCCGGCGCGCAAGGCGTAGCCTGA
- a CDS encoding ABC transporter ATP-binding protein produces MTALPVIPPAEIRSAVPVLEARGLTLDYAGAAGRHRAVEDVSFDVAAGERLVLLGPSGCGKSSILKALAGFLKPAAGTVHIRGRAIRGPGPERIVVFQEFDQLLPWKSVRDNVAFPLRVARKVPLREARERADAALVKVGLARALDAYPHTLSGGMKQRAAIARALAAEPDVLLMDEPFAALDALTRRTLQEDLLKLAEEQGFTLVFVTHAIDEAVLVGTRLHLLAAHPGRTIATFETAGLGLAERGSPPFEQVVRDVHDLLFADGGHHV; encoded by the coding sequence ATGACGGCCCTGCCCGTGATCCCGCCCGCCGAAATCCGCAGCGCCGTGCCGGTGCTGGAGGCGCGCGGCCTCACCCTCGACTATGCGGGCGCCGCCGGGCGGCACCGCGCGGTGGAGGACGTGAGCTTCGATGTCGCGGCCGGGGAGCGGCTGGTGCTGCTTGGGCCTTCGGGCTGCGGCAAGTCCTCCATCCTCAAGGCGCTGGCGGGCTTCCTGAAGCCCGCCGCAGGGACCGTGCACATCCGCGGCCGGGCCATCAGGGGACCCGGGCCGGAGCGCATCGTCGTGTTTCAGGAGTTCGACCAGTTGCTGCCGTGGAAGAGCGTGCGCGACAACGTCGCCTTCCCGCTGCGCGTCGCCCGCAAGGTGCCGCTCAGGGAGGCGCGCGAGCGGGCGGACGCGGCGCTGGTGAAGGTCGGGCTCGCCCGTGCCCTCGATGCCTATCCGCACACCCTCTCCGGCGGCATGAAGCAGCGGGCGGCCATCGCCCGTGCGCTCGCGGCCGAGCCCGACGTGCTGCTGATGGACGAGCCCTTCGCCGCGCTCGACGCTCTAACCCGCCGGACGCTGCAGGAGGACCTGCTCAAGCTCGCCGAGGAGCAGGGCTTCACCCTGGTGTTCGTTACCCACGCCATCGACGAGGCAGTGCTGGTGGGCACCCGGCTTCACCTGCTCGCAGCCCATCCGGGCCGGACCATCGCCACCTTCGAGACCGCGGGCCTCGGCCTTGCCGAGCGCGGCTCCCCGCCCTTCGAGCAGGTGGTGCGGGACGTTCACGACCTGCTGTTCGCCGATGGAGGCCACCATGTCTGA
- a CDS encoding L,D-transpeptidase, producing MAPMFPKVLFPNVFNKAARAAAASDGPLVARRLFVLGAPLALAACVTNAPPAPLGRAALMYGPVDGEPFPVDEVDLSEVDPRFLRQEVPAPSGTAPGTIVVDINERFLYLIGRDGKAIRYGVGVGKQGYSFKGWATIKRKEKWPHWTPTANMVRLQPARYGPVAAGLPGGETNPLGPRALYLYDGDRDTMFRIHGTIEPWSIGQQVSSGCIRLLNQDIIDLYERVPLGTRVYVKG from the coding sequence ATGGCCCCGATGTTCCCGAAGGTGTTGTTTCCCAACGTGTTCAACAAGGCTGCCCGGGCGGCCGCCGCGTCTGACGGCCCCCTCGTCGCCCGGCGCCTGTTCGTCCTCGGCGCGCCGCTGGCGCTCGCGGCCTGCGTCACCAACGCCCCCCCGGCGCCGCTCGGCCGCGCGGCTTTGATGTACGGCCCGGTGGACGGCGAGCCCTTCCCGGTGGACGAGGTGGACCTCTCGGAGGTCGATCCGCGCTTCCTGCGCCAGGAAGTCCCGGCGCCGTCCGGCACTGCGCCTGGCACCATCGTCGTCGATATCAACGAGCGCTTCCTCTATCTCATCGGGCGCGACGGCAAGGCCATCCGCTATGGCGTCGGCGTCGGCAAGCAGGGCTATTCCTTCAAGGGCTGGGCCACCATCAAGCGCAAGGAAAAGTGGCCCCACTGGACGCCCACCGCCAACATGGTCCGCCTGCAGCCGGCCCGCTACGGGCCCGTCGCCGCCGGCCTGCCGGGCGGTGAGACCAACCCGCTCGGCCCGCGCGCCCTCTATCTGTATGACGGCGACCGCGACACCATGTTCCGCATCCACGGCACCATCGAGCCGTGGAGCATCGGCCAGCAGGTGTCCTCCGGCTGCATCCGCCTGCTCAACCAGGACATCATCGACCTCTACGAGCGCGTGCCGCTGGGCACCCGGGTCTACGTGAAGGGCTGA
- a CDS encoding ABC transporter permease, protein MSDADLARADRLVAGAPGVSGRRFQPSAALAALWQVTLVRRAVVLASLAALWQVAALWQNNPLLFPTFTDTISALAEGLRHEDLFPASVASITVLLKGYVLAIALALVFVSVAIAVPFVKEVLLTLTAMFNPLPAIALLPLAMLWLGLGEASLLLVMVHAVLWPFALAALTGFEQVPETQRLVGRNYGLRGISYIALILIPAALPSLLSGLKIAWAFAWRTLIAAELVFGVSSRSGGLGWYIYRNRNELLTDKVFAGLVTVILIGLMVEGLFRVVEQRTVRRWGLQR, encoded by the coding sequence ATGTCTGATGCTGACCTCGCCCGCGCCGACCGGCTCGTTGCCGGCGCGCCGGGCGTATCGGGGCGTCGCTTCCAGCCTTCGGCGGCGCTCGCGGCCCTGTGGCAGGTCACGCTGGTGCGGCGTGCGGTGGTGCTGGCAAGCCTCGCCGCCCTCTGGCAGGTGGCCGCGCTCTGGCAGAACAATCCGCTGCTTTTCCCCACCTTCACCGATACCATCTCGGCGCTGGCCGAGGGGCTGCGCCACGAGGACCTTTTCCCGGCATCCGTCGCCTCGATCACCGTGCTGCTGAAGGGCTATGTTCTGGCGATCGCGCTGGCGCTGGTGTTCGTTTCGGTGGCCATCGCGGTGCCGTTCGTGAAGGAGGTGCTGCTCACGCTCACCGCCATGTTCAACCCGCTGCCGGCCATTGCCCTCCTGCCGCTGGCCATGCTGTGGCTCGGCCTCGGTGAGGCGAGCCTGCTGCTGGTGATGGTGCATGCGGTGTTGTGGCCGTTCGCCCTCGCCGCGCTCACCGGCTTCGAGCAGGTGCCGGAAACCCAGCGCCTCGTGGGGCGAAACTACGGGCTGCGGGGCATCTCCTACATCGCCCTCATCCTGATTCCGGCGGCGCTTCCGTCCCTGCTGTCGGGCCTCAAGATCGCCTGGGCCTTCGCCTGGCGCACGCTGATCGCGGCGGAGCTGGTGTTCGGCGTCTCCTCCCGCTCCGGCGGCCTCGGCTGGTACATCTATCGCAACCGCAACGAACTGCTCACCGACAAGGTCTTCGCCGGCCTGGTGACGGTCATCCTCATCGGCCTGATGGTGGAGGGGCTGTTCCGCGTGGTGGAGCAGCGCACGGTCCGCCGCTGGGGCCTGCAGCGCTGA
- a CDS encoding homocysteine S-methyltransferase family protein, translated as MAGSAELLLSGPLLADGAIETRLIYEFGLPTPDFAAFVHLFSDTGRATLASIYRGYLEIAAESGLPMQVGTPTWRAHPDGLARQGFCAPGDLACVNAAAFELLAGLRAELGLEGRVLIAGVIGPRRDGYDPAGAPDTAEAEAYHGAQARTLAALGVDLLYAPTFASAPELEGVARACAATALPYALAPVVDEAGRMPDGTALADAVARVDEGVTPPPRHFLLGCVHPARVDQVAGAGALPGHHRVAGVKANAADLPAEELNRLDRLAGDPPEAFARAMLGLRRHGLTIFGGCCGTTDAHIRALAHGMKAEGWATGEAPA; from the coding sequence GTGGCTGGATCCGCCGAGTTGCTTCTGTCCGGCCCGCTCCTTGCCGACGGTGCCATCGAGACCCGCCTGATCTACGAGTTCGGCCTGCCGACGCCGGATTTCGCCGCCTTCGTCCATCTCTTCTCCGACACCGGCCGGGCCACGCTCGCCTCGATCTATCGGGGCTACCTGGAGATCGCCGCGGAGAGCGGCCTGCCCATGCAGGTGGGCACGCCGACCTGGCGGGCGCATCCCGATGGCCTGGCGCGGCAGGGCTTTTGCGCGCCGGGCGACCTCGCCTGCGTCAACGCCGCCGCCTTCGAGCTGCTTGCAGGGCTGCGGGCCGAACTGGGCCTCGAAGGGCGCGTGCTCATCGCCGGCGTCATCGGCCCGCGCCGCGACGGCTACGACCCGGCCGGCGCGCCGGATACGGCGGAGGCGGAGGCCTATCACGGGGCGCAGGCGCGCACCCTCGCCGCCCTCGGGGTGGACCTGCTCTATGCGCCGACCTTCGCCAGCGCGCCGGAGCTGGAGGGCGTCGCCCGCGCCTGCGCCGCCACCGCCCTGCCCTACGCCCTCGCCCCGGTGGTGGACGAGGCCGGCCGGATGCCCGACGGGACCGCCCTCGCCGACGCCGTGGCGCGGGTGGATGAAGGGGTGACCCCGCCGCCGCGGCATTTCCTGCTCGGCTGCGTCCATCCCGCGCGGGTGGACCAGGTGGCCGGCGCCGGGGCCCTGCCCGGCCATCACCGCGTCGCCGGGGTGAAGGCCAATGCCGCCGACCTGCCGGCGGAGGAGCTGAACCGGCTCGACCGGCTGGCGGGCGACCCGCCGGAGGCGTTCGCCCGCGCCATGCTGGGCCTGCGGCGGCACGGGCTCACGATCTTCGGGGGCTGCTGCGGCACCACCGACGCCCATATCCGCGCCCTCGCCCACGGCATGAAGGCCGAGGGCTGGGCCACGGGCGAAGCTCCGGCCTGA
- a CDS encoding flavin reductase family protein — translation MNAHASLTAAVRASELPDGALAFRAAMRKLAGAVSVLTVGQGEARTGLTATSVTSLSVEPPTLLICVNRAASSAAPLLKERAFAINVLRPHHQDVADRFAGKGGLKGPERYQGADWTRLETGAPVLADALAAFDCELEDAIERHSHLIVIGRVVASRITESAEPLLYWAGDYRGLAL, via the coding sequence ATGAACGCACACGCTTCCCTCACCGCCGCCGTCCGCGCATCCGAGCTGCCGGACGGCGCGCTCGCCTTCCGCGCCGCCATGCGCAAGCTCGCCGGGGCGGTGAGCGTGCTGACCGTCGGCCAGGGCGAGGCGCGCACAGGGCTGACCGCCACCTCGGTCACCTCGCTCTCGGTGGAGCCGCCGACGCTCCTCATCTGCGTGAACCGCGCGGCCTCCTCGGCGGCGCCGCTGCTGAAGGAGCGGGCCTTCGCCATCAACGTGCTGCGGCCGCACCACCAGGATGTCGCCGACCGCTTCGCCGGCAAGGGCGGGCTGAAGGGGCCGGAGCGCTACCAGGGCGCGGACTGGACCCGGCTGGAGACCGGCGCGCCGGTGCTGGCCGACGCCCTCGCCGCCTTCGACTGCGAGCTGGAGGACGCCATCGAGCGGCACTCCCACCTGATCGTCATCGGCCGGGTGGTCGCCTCCCGCATCACCGAGAGCGCCGAGCCGCTTCTCTACTGGGCCGGCGACTATCGCGGCCTCGCCCTCTGA
- a CDS encoding FAD/NAD(P)-binding protein yields the protein MLNVWDGRKSIIVVGGGFSGTLFALAASAAPGFDVVLVERERVAGPGLAYGACDPCHLLNVPVARMEVGLKPTFAQWLAGSGADLSEALAEAGGDLAQAFVPRALFGAYLAARLDDALATSGGRLRRVRGEVMTVLDRPVPSVVLADGRRIEGSHVVLATGNLPPKPPRCRDGGIYDSPLFVPDPWRWEDLPALPADAPILLIGSGLTMVDVALRLAGHGHKGPLYAVSRHGLLPHAHVKGGTFEPFLDPAEASDPVAALRLIRAAVARAAEQGVPWQRVMDAVRPSIALVWSAWPQRARERFLRHGRTYWDIHRHRMAPRLADRLGALAASGQLSVVAGRIAGLERVPGGVAVSVRRRGSARALGLEVARVVNCTGPRSDLAGLAVAPLAGLREAGRVVPDALGLGLETRGAAVLDRYGQASDWLYALGPLTRPAFWEVTAVPEISAQVHRLVEHLSRASLAPHRPDARLIADFVNLGEGI from the coding sequence ATGCTGAACGTGTGGGACGGGCGCAAGTCCATCATCGTGGTGGGCGGCGGTTTCTCGGGAACCCTGTTCGCCCTCGCCGCGTCCGCCGCGCCGGGGTTCGACGTGGTGCTGGTGGAGCGCGAGCGGGTGGCGGGGCCGGGCCTCGCCTACGGCGCGTGCGATCCCTGCCACCTGCTCAACGTGCCCGTGGCGCGCATGGAAGTGGGCCTGAAGCCCACCTTCGCCCAGTGGCTCGCCGGCAGCGGCGCCGATCTGTCCGAGGCGCTCGCCGAGGCCGGCGGCGATCTCGCCCAGGCCTTCGTGCCCCGGGCCCTGTTCGGCGCCTACCTCGCGGCGCGGCTCGACGATGCCCTGGCCACCAGCGGCGGTCGGCTGCGCCGGGTGCGCGGCGAGGTGATGACGGTGCTCGACCGCCCGGTGCCCTCGGTGGTGCTGGCGGACGGGCGCCGGATCGAGGGCAGCCACGTGGTTCTCGCCACCGGCAACCTTCCGCCGAAGCCACCCCGCTGCCGCGACGGCGGCATCTACGACAGCCCGCTGTTCGTGCCCGACCCATGGCGCTGGGAGGATCTCCCCGCGCTCCCCGCGGACGCGCCCATCCTGCTCATCGGCTCCGGCCTCACCATGGTGGACGTGGCGCTGAGGCTCGCCGGGCACGGGCACAAGGGACCGCTGTACGCGGTCTCCCGCCATGGCCTCCTGCCCCACGCCCACGTCAAGGGCGGCACCTTCGAGCCGTTCCTCGATCCGGCGGAGGCCTCCGATCCCGTCGCCGCCCTGCGCCTCATCCGGGCGGCGGTGGCGCGGGCGGCGGAGCAAGGGGTGCCGTGGCAGCGGGTGATGGATGCGGTGCGCCCCTCCATCGCCCTGGTGTGGAGTGCCTGGCCGCAGCGCGCGCGGGAGCGGTTCCTGCGCCACGGACGCACCTATTGGGACATCCACCGCCACCGCATGGCGCCGCGGCTCGCCGACCGTCTCGGCGCGCTCGCCGCGTCGGGCCAGCTCAGCGTGGTCGCCGGGCGCATCGCCGGGCTGGAACGGGTGCCGGGCGGGGTGGCGGTGAGCGTGCGCCGGCGCGGCAGCGCCCGCGCCCTCGGCCTGGAGGTGGCGCGGGTGGTCAACTGCACCGGGCCCCGCTCGGACCTCGCCGGCCTTGCCGTGGCGCCGCTTGCCGGGCTCAGGGAGGCCGGCCGGGTGGTCCCCGACGCCCTGGGCCTCGGCCTCGAGACGCGCGGCGCGGCGGTGCTCGACCGCTACGGCCAGGCGTCCGACTGGCTGTACGCCCTCGGCCCGCTCACCCGGCCGGCCTTCTGGGAGGTGACCGCGGTGCCGGAGATTTCCGCGCAGGTGCACCGCCTGGTGGAGCACCTGTCGCGCGCCTCGCTCGCGCCCCATCGGCCGGATGCGCGGCTGATCGCCGATTTCGTCAATCTCGGCGAGGGGATCTGA
- the hisS gene encoding histidine--tRNA ligase, translating to MAKDFKPKARLPRGLADRTGAELSATRAMLEKIRAVYELYGFEALETPAFEYTDALGKFLPDLDRPNEGVFSFQDDDEQWLSLRYDLTAPLARYVAEHFDALPKPYRSYRAGTVFRNEKPGPGRFRQFMQFDADTVGAPSVAADAEICMMAADTLEAVGVPRGSYVIRVNNRKVLDGVMEAIGLGGEENFGRRLTVLRAVDKFDKFGVEGVALLLGAGRRDESGDFTKGAGLDPRQSAVVLAMLTGAGLTADADGVRVELDGDVELAAALVSNAAFLEGMAELRDIAALVAAAGYQDRVRIDPSVVRGLEYYTGPVYEAELTFEIKDEDGRPVRFGSVAGGGRYDGLVARFRGEKVPATGFSIGVSRLLAALAFLGKMDAEAELGPVVVLAMDKEPARIADYMKMVADLRANGIRAEMYLGGAGMKAQMKYADKRGAPAVIIQGSNEKLAGEVQIKDLVEGAKIAASIADNAEYRAARPAQFAVKEEDLVAAIRDVLERRAVPTLGLAD from the coding sequence ATGGCGAAAGACTTCAAGCCGAAGGCGCGGCTTCCCCGCGGCCTTGCCGATCGCACCGGCGCGGAGCTTTCCGCCACCCGCGCCATGCTGGAGAAGATCCGCGCCGTCTACGAGCTCTACGGCTTCGAGGCGCTGGAGACCCCGGCGTTCGAATATACCGATGCGCTGGGCAAGTTCCTGCCCGACCTGGACCGGCCCAACGAGGGCGTCTTCTCCTTCCAGGACGACGATGAGCAGTGGCTGTCCCTGCGCTACGACCTGACGGCGCCCCTCGCCCGCTACGTCGCCGAGCATTTCGACGCCTTGCCCAAGCCCTACCGCTCGTATCGGGCGGGCACCGTGTTCCGCAACGAGAAGCCCGGCCCCGGCCGCTTCCGCCAGTTCATGCAGTTCGACGCCGACACGGTGGGCGCCCCTTCGGTGGCCGCCGACGCGGAGATCTGCATGATGGCGGCCGACACGCTGGAGGCGGTGGGAGTACCGCGCGGCTCCTATGTGATCCGCGTCAACAACCGCAAGGTTCTGGACGGGGTGATGGAGGCCATCGGCCTCGGCGGCGAGGAGAATTTCGGCCGTCGCCTCACCGTGCTGCGGGCCGTCGACAAGTTCGACAAGTTCGGGGTGGAGGGCGTCGCGCTCCTGCTCGGGGCCGGCCGGCGCGACGAGAGCGGTGATTTCACCAAGGGGGCGGGGCTGGATCCGCGCCAGAGCGCGGTGGTGCTGGCCATGCTCACCGGCGCGGGTCTCACCGCCGACGCCGACGGGGTGCGGGTGGAGCTCGACGGCGACGTGGAGCTGGCGGCGGCGCTCGTCTCCAACGCCGCCTTCCTCGAAGGCATGGCGGAGCTGCGCGACATCGCCGCCCTGGTCGCGGCCGCCGGCTACCAAGACCGGGTGAGGATCGACCCATCCGTGGTGCGCGGCCTCGAATATTACACCGGCCCGGTCTACGAGGCCGAATTGACGTTTGAAATCAAGGATGAGGACGGCCGCCCGGTGCGCTTCGGCTCGGTGGCGGGCGGCGGCCGGTATGATGGCCTGGTGGCCCGCTTCCGCGGCGAGAAGGTGCCGGCCACCGGCTTCTCCATCGGGGTCTCGCGCCTGCTGGCTGCGCTGGCCTTCCTCGGCAAGATGGATGCCGAGGCGGAGCTGGGTCCGGTGGTGGTGCTGGCCATGGACAAGGAGCCCGCCCGCATCGCCGACTACATGAAGATGGTGGCGGACCTGCGCGCCAACGGCATCCGGGCCGAGATGTATCTCGGCGGCGCCGGCATGAAGGCGCAGATGAAATACGCCGACAAGCGTGGGGCGCCGGCGGTCATCATCCAGGGGTCCAACGAGAAGCTCGCCGGCGAGGTGCAGATCAAGGATCTGGTGGAGGGGGCGAAGATCGCGGCCTCCATCGCCGACAATGCGGAATACCGCGCCGCCCGCCCGGCCCAGTTCGCGGTGAAGGAAGAAGATCTGGTCGCCGCCATTCGCGACGTTCTGGAGCGCCGCGCCGTCCCGACCCTCGGGCTCGCGGACTGA
- a CDS encoding sulfonate ABC transporter substrate-binding protein, with protein sequence MSSGLSRRSLARRSFALLAAGLATALAAAPALAQEKVVRIGYQKYGTLILLKNKGLLEARLKPLGYTVKWAEFPAGPQLLEALNAGAIDFGNTGEAPPIFAQAAGAPLVYVGFEPAAPQGEAILVPKDSPLKTVADLKGKTVALNKGSNVHYLLVKALEKAGVAYADIKPAFLTPADARAAFERGAVDAWAIWDPFQAAAEKTIEARQLADGTGIVSNYQFYFSTKAFVDQAPQVVDAVLAGVAEVGAWVKANPKAAAAEFSPLIGIPAPILEVALARQQYDVKPLTPDVAAQQQQVADAFAALGLIPKPVRIADALRAPKS encoded by the coding sequence ATGTCTTCCGGACTTTCCCGCCGCAGCCTCGCCCGCCGCAGCTTCGCCCTCCTCGCCGCCGGCCTCGCCACGGCCCTCGCCGCCGCTCCGGCGCTGGCCCAGGAGAAGGTGGTGCGCATCGGCTACCAGAAGTACGGCACCCTCATCCTGCTCAAGAACAAGGGCTTGCTGGAGGCGAGGCTGAAGCCGCTGGGCTACACGGTGAAGTGGGCCGAGTTCCCCGCCGGCCCGCAGCTTCTGGAGGCGCTCAATGCCGGCGCCATCGACTTCGGCAACACCGGCGAGGCGCCGCCCATCTTCGCCCAAGCGGCCGGCGCGCCGCTCGTCTATGTGGGCTTTGAACCCGCCGCGCCGCAGGGCGAGGCCATCCTCGTGCCCAAGGACAGCCCGCTGAAGACGGTCGCCGACCTGAAGGGCAAGACGGTGGCGCTGAACAAGGGCTCCAACGTCCACTATCTGCTGGTGAAGGCCCTGGAGAAGGCGGGCGTCGCCTACGCCGACATCAAGCCCGCCTTCCTCACCCCGGCCGATGCCCGCGCCGCCTTCGAGCGCGGCGCGGTGGACGCCTGGGCCATCTGGGATCCCTTCCAGGCGGCGGCGGAGAAGACCATCGAGGCACGCCAGCTGGCGGACGGCACCGGCATCGTCTCCAACTACCAGTTCTATTTCTCCACCAAGGCATTCGTGGACCAGGCGCCGCAGGTGGTGGACGCGGTGCTCGCCGGCGTCGCCGAGGTCGGGGCCTGGGTGAAGGCCAATCCGAAGGCCGCCGCCGCCGAGTTCTCCCCCCTCATCGGCATTCCCGCGCCGATCCTGGAGGTCGCCCTCGCCCGCCAGCAGTATGACGTGAAGCCGCTGACCCCCGACGTGGCGGCCCAGCAGCAGCAGGTGGCGGACGCCTTCGCCGCCCTCGGCCTGATCCCGAAGCCGGTGCGCATCGCCGACGCCCTGCGCGCGCCGAAGTCCTGA
- a CDS encoding ABC transporter substrate-binding protein, with product MTSRRRFLRLAALALAPAFAALPARAEGTLRIAQQFGTLYTPFHVMKEKGLIEKHGKALGIDITVDWTRLSGGSAVNDALLADTIDIASAGIGPFLTLWDKTRGTANEVKIVGAFGAQPNFLLTNNPNVKTIKDFTDKDRIAMPVAGVSVQARILQLAAEQTFGPGHAKTLDQLMVTLPHPDATAALLSGSTEITGYLSNAPFQNHALKDPKIRKVFSSYEIFGGPVTPTVAYAKATFRKDNPKTYKAFLDAFEEATRWVDQNRREAAEIYVKVEQSRLDPAFITEVLSDPDTQYTLVPLGTLKFADFMNRIGAIKAKPASFRDFTFEDLHSASGS from the coding sequence ATGACCAGTCGCCGCAGGTTCCTTCGCCTCGCAGCCCTCGCCCTCGCGCCGGCCTTCGCCGCGCTCCCCGCCCGGGCCGAGGGCACGCTGCGCATCGCCCAGCAGTTCGGCACCCTCTACACGCCCTTCCATGTGATGAAGGAAAAGGGGCTGATCGAGAAGCACGGCAAGGCGCTCGGCATCGACATCACCGTGGACTGGACGCGCCTGTCCGGCGGCTCGGCGGTGAACGATGCGCTGCTCGCCGACACCATCGACATCGCCTCCGCCGGCATCGGGCCGTTCCTCACCTTGTGGGACAAGACGCGCGGCACGGCCAACGAGGTGAAGATCGTGGGCGCGTTCGGTGCGCAGCCGAACTTCCTGCTCACCAACAATCCCAACGTGAAGACCATCAAGGACTTCACCGACAAGGACCGCATCGCCATGCCGGTCGCGGGGGTGTCGGTGCAGGCCCGCATCCTGCAGCTCGCGGCCGAGCAGACCTTCGGCCCCGGCCATGCGAAGACGCTGGATCAGCTGATGGTGACGCTGCCGCATCCGGACGCCACCGCCGCCCTCCTCTCCGGCTCCACCGAGATCACCGGCTATCTCTCCAACGCACCCTTCCAGAACCATGCGCTGAAGGACCCGAAGATCCGCAAGGTCTTCTCCTCCTACGAGATCTTCGGTGGCCCGGTGACGCCCACCGTGGCCTATGCGAAGGCGACATTCCGCAAGGACAATCCCAAGACCTACAAGGCCTTCCTCGATGCCTTCGAGGAGGCGACGAGATGGGTGGACCAGAACCGCAGGGAGGCAGCGGAGATCTATGTGAAGGTGGAGCAGTCCAGGCTCGACCCGGCCTTCATCACCGAAGTGCTTTCCGATCCCGATACTCAATATACCCTGGTGCCCCTCGGCACCTTGAAGTTCGCGGACTTCATGAACCGCATCGGCGCCATCAAGGCGAAGCCGGCGAGCTTCAGGGACTTCACCTTCGAAGACCTGCATTCGGCATCCGGCAGCTGA
- a CDS encoding ATP-binding cassette domain-containing protein — MEIFAATDADVAAAVRATDIRATFGAPQPPEAADPRPRPQGERISLRGVVKSFGARPVLRRLDLDVPAGQFLAVVGRSGGGKTTLMRLICGLDAATSGEVRIGETPVTGLMPQARLLFQDARLAPWQRVLGNVGIARGPGWREKAHAALRDVGLADRGREWPFVLSGGQRQRVALARALVSRPGVLLLDEPFGALDALTRVEMHRLTERIWTEHGFTVVLITHDVAEAVSLADRVVVLRQGEIALDVQVDPAGELPRGRRSGAAAAALHERILAAV, encoded by the coding sequence ATGGAGATCTTCGCCGCCACCGACGCCGATGTGGCCGCCGCCGTGCGCGCCACCGACATCCGCGCCACCTTCGGCGCCCCGCAGCCGCCGGAGGCGGCGGACCCGAGGCCGAGGCCGCAGGGCGAGCGCATCAGCCTGCGCGGCGTGGTGAAGAGCTTCGGGGCCCGCCCGGTGCTCCGCCGCCTCGACCTCGACGTGCCCGCTGGCCAGTTCCTCGCCGTGGTCGGCCGATCGGGGGGTGGCAAGACCACCCTCATGCGCCTCATCTGCGGCCTCGATGCCGCCACCTCCGGGGAGGTGCGCATCGGCGAGACCCCGGTCACCGGCCTCATGCCCCAGGCGCGGCTGCTGTTCCAGGACGCCCGTCTCGCGCCGTGGCAGCGGGTGCTCGGCAACGTGGGCATCGCCCGCGGGCCCGGCTGGCGGGAAAAGGCCCACGCGGCCTTGCGGGACGTGGGCCTCGCAGACCGGGGCCGGGAGTGGCCTTTCGTCCTCTCCGGCGGGCAGCGGCAGCGCGTGGCCCTCGCCCGCGCCCTCGTCTCCCGCCCCGGCGTGCTGCTGCTGGACGAGCCGTTCGGCGCCCTCGACGCCCTGACCCGGGTGGAGATGCACCGCCTCACCGAGCGCATCTGGACCGAGCACGGCTTCACCGTCGTCCTCATCACCCACGACGTGGCCGAGGCGGTCTCCCTCGCCGACCGGGTGGTGGTGCTGCGCCAGGGCGAGATCGCCCTCGACGTGCAGGTGGACCCGGCGGGGGAACTGCCGCGCGGCCGGCGTTCCGGCGCCGCGGCGGCTGCGCTCCACGAGCGCATCCTCGCCGCCGTCTGA